A segment of the Desulfovibrio oxyclinae DSM 11498 genome:
TATCTGCTCGGCGGAAAGCTCGCGGCTCAGGATGTCCGAGATGACCTGAAGGTCCATACCCCGCTCGCACAGCCAGGCACCGGCCTCGAAATCGTGCGGCGTGGTGGTGGAAAAGGAAAAGCCGCCGGTATCCTCATAGATGCCCAGCCCTATGATGGTCGCCTCTTCCGGGCCAACCTCCACGCCTCGTTTCTTCATCTCCGAAACAAGGATGGCTGCCGAAGATCCCCACGGCAGCAGCACCTCCTGGTCCGCCTTTAGGTCTTCGTCGGAGTCGGGATGATGATCAAAGGTGTGAATCTTGATGTCAGGCTTTTCCAGCAACGGCTTCACGTGCGCAAGACGGGAGCGCTGCCGGGTGTCCACCACCACAAGCAGTTCGACCGAGTCGGGATCAATGTCCTTGAATGCCTTGAAGTTGAAGAGATAGGTGGTGCTCTGGATGTAGAAATTGCGCAGGTTCTTTTCCTGACTGCCAGGAAAGATGAGCACAGCGTCGGGATAAAGCTTGCTGGCCGCGATGATTCCCGCCAGAGCGTCGAAGTCGGCGTTGGCGTGCGCAGTGATGACCGTGCGTGCCTGTATCTTGGATGCTTTTTTATTCATAGGGATATCCGGAAGTACCGCAGTCCACGGGGCACGTCAAAGAGATCAGCCTTCGGAACGGGGGTGAAACGAGCGGTGCAGGTCCTTGAGCCTGCCGTCCTGAACGTGGGTATAGATCTCGGTGGCCGAAATATCGGCATGGCCGAGCAGAATCTGCACCGTGCGCAGGTCTGCGCCGCCGTCGAGCAGGTGAGTGGCAAAGGAGTGACGGAAAGTGTGCGGTGAGACAGCGCGCTCGACTCCAGCTTTTTCAGCGAACCGTTTGACGAGCTTCCAGACCGCCTGCCTCGTCAGCCCCCGTCCCGAACGGTTCAGAAACATGTGATCGGTGGCAGGGCGGTAGGTGGGGCGAACGGTATCGATGTAATCGGAAAGGATCTCCTGCGCCGTATCATGCACCGGCACGAGCCGCTCCTTGGCACCTTTGCCGAATATGCGCAAAACACCCGTCTGCGGATCGAAATCCAGCACGCGCAGGTCCACAACCTCCGAGACGCGTAATCCCGCGGCATACATAAGCTCAAGCATGGCCCTGTCCCGCGCGCCGAGCTTGGTGTTCGGATCGGGAAGGATAAGCATGGCCTCGACCTCCTTGCGCGACAACACTTCAGGCAGATCCCGCGTGAGCTTGGGGTTATCGAGCAGGGCGGCCGGGTTTTCGCGGCAAAAGCCCTCATCGGTGCAGAAGGCAAAGAAGCCGCGCAGGGTAGAGAGGTGCCGGGCAACGGATTTACCCTTCAAACCGCGGGACTTAAGCTGGGTCAGATACAGAAAGAGCAGGTCGGCATCCACGGCATCGAGCGGAATGGACCGCTCGTACAGGTAGGCCAGCAGAGCATCCATATCACCGGAATAGCTCTCAAGGCTGTTTTCCGAGAGCCCTTTTTCCACCAGAAGGTTCTCCAGATAGCGGTCCATCCACGGGTGGGAGTGCAAAATTGTATCGGTTTCTTTCTTGCTCACGGTATTATCACGGTAATAGTTTGAAATAAGGCGAGAAGGGATTCAGCTCACCCGGAGACTGATCAATTAATGATATACACCGCCATACGGACATGGGCAAGCCCGACGGCTGTCGGTTGACAGCCGCCATCGGTCCATTTATGTAAACTCCTTGTTCAAATAATCAGGTTAGGAAGGAGAGTAAATCAATGCCTGAATTCAAGCTTGCGGACCGTCTCGCCACGCTGCCGCCTTATCTCTTTGCAGCAATCGACAAGGCCAAGGCCGAAGTCGCAGCACAGGGTATAGACATCATCAGCCTCGGCATCGGCGACCCGGATCTGCCGACTCCCGAATTCATCATCGACGCCCTTCACGAAGGGGCAAAGAAGCCGGTGAACCATCAGTACCCTTCCTACGTGGGAATGCTGGAATACCGCACCGCCGTTGCCGACTGGTACCGGCAGCGCTTCAATGTCGAACTCGACCCCGAGTCCGAAGTGGTCAGCCTTATCGGCTCCAAGGAAGGCATCGCGCACTTCCCGCTGGCATACGTCAACCCGGGCGATCTGGTTCTTGTCGCGACCCCGAACTATCCGGTCTATCCGGCCGCAACCGGCTTTGCCGGCGGCGAAGTTCAGTTCCTGCCGCTTCTTGAGGAAAACGACTTCCTCGTGGATCTCGATGCAGTGGACGACGATACCTGGGCCCGCGCCAAGATGATCTTTGTCTGCTACCCGAACAACCCGACCGCGGCCACCGCCACCAAGGAATTCTATGAGCGCCTCGTCCAGAAGGCCAAGGAATTCAATGTAATCGTCGTTTCCGACCTCGCATATTCCGAGATCTACTACGATCCGTCCAACAAACCCCTGTCCATTCTTGAAGTGGAAGGCGGCAAGGACGTGGCCATCGAATTCCATTCGCTCTCGAAGACCTACAATATGACCGGCTGGCGCGTCGCCATGGCTGTGGGCAACGAGCAGCTCATCGCGGGTCTCGGGAAAATCAAGGAAAACGTGGACTCCGGCATATTCCAGGCCGTGCAGGAAGCGGGTATCGCCGCGCTGCGTCACGGCGAACCGCATGCCGAGAAGTTCCGCGCCATCTACAAAGAACGCCGCGACGTGGTCTGCAAGGCCCTTTCCGACATCGGCATCCAGCACCGCGTTCCCGAGGCGTCCTTCTATGTGTGGGCAAAGGTCCCCGAAGGTAACACCTCCGCCGACTTCGTGACCAACGTCCTGAAACAGACAGGCGTCGTCCTCACCCCCGGCAACGGCTTCGGGACTCCGGGCGAGGGCTATTTCCGCATCTCGCTCACCGTGAATAATGATCTGCTCAAGGAGGCGGTATCACGGATATCCAAACTGTAAGAGTTCTCGTGGGGCTGGGGTCCAACGTGGGAGACACGGAGGACAACCTCAACGACGCCCTTTCGAGGCTCGAAGCATACGGCGACGACATCACCCTGAAAAAGATGTCCGGCCTTTACGAGACCGAGCCGCAGGAAAAGAAGGATCAGTCCTGGTTCACCAATCAGGTGATCGAACTGGCGGTGGATCCGGAGATATGGTCCCCCGAAGGCTTTCTGTCCTGCCTGCAGGCCATTGAAGGGCAGTTGGGGCGCACCCGGCAGGAGCCCAACGGCCCGAGAGTGCTCGACATGGACATGATCGCATGGGGCGATCTGGAACAGGAGACCGGCTACCTCGACCTGCCGCACCCCAGAGCGCAGCAGAGGGCCTTTGTGCTCGTGCCGCTCAACGAAATCGCGCCGGATTTCGTCTTTCCGGACGGAACCGGCGTTGCCGAAGCTCTGGACAAGGTCGAATTCAGGATGGAAGGCAACAGGATCTGGCAGGACTGATCTGCCGCAACACTTTCGGAGGGCGCTGTGCTGAAGTTCCTCGTGATCGGTATCGCCCTTTTTCTGATTTACAAGCTCTTCATGGGCGACAAGAAGAAAAAGGAAATGGATAAGAAAAAAGAGTTCAAAGAGCAGGTCAAGACCGGCAGCATGGTCAAGGACCCGGTCTGCGGAACCTTCGTCAGCACCGAGGGCACCATTCGCGTCAGGGAAGGGGAGCAGCTTCATCACTTCTGCTCCTACGAATGCCGCGATAAATACCTCAAGCAGATAGAAGCCATAGACACCGAAGCGGAAGAAAAACCCGCTAAAGAGGAAGAGAAAGAGCAGTAACACTCCGATAGCCTTTGACTAGCGAATGTCCCGCCCGTAGGGCGGGACATTTTTTTGTCCAAAAAAGAAGGGTATGGGCCTGTTAATCACAGTCGTCAACTGACTAACACGAGAGACAGGGTCTTGCCTTTGTCAGTTGACAAAACACGTTCAATTGCCCATACTATTCAAGAATTGTGTCAATTAACAAAGGCGCTCGCAAAAGAGCACAGCCTCAACCACATACACGAAAGGCAGCTAGGCAGGCGGATCTACCAAATCGACGCACGCAGACTTCAAGAAGAGCAAGCTAACACCTAAGCCGCTGTCAACAAGTGGATACAACACAACAAAAACAAACCTTCAACCCCGCAAACTCGCCAAGCATCCCGCCCGGGCTGCGCACAAACAGCAACAGGTACGCCTTTCGGGCAGGGCTATTCAGACACACACCAAGATTAGCCAGGGACCTTCGTTCGACACCACACAGAGCAAAAAAGAACGGGCAACCAACCCCAGGACCGATAAGTGCCGTACAGTTGTTCAGGCCTCACAAAGCTACGCACTGCAAAACAGGTCCTAGCAGCTCGCCGCACACAACTTCCCGGCTATCTTGATTTATTCTCTTTGTCTCATAATGTAAATTATGTTAACTTTCATTCCGGTGCGGGGTGACGATGGGTTACCGATCTACTCTTTCCTCTTTTTTTCCCTCTAACATTCGCTCCGAGGTCAAGTCGACGTTCCTCCTACCATTTCCCTTAAAATTGAACCTGGCCAAGATATGAGCAATCTCATTACACACGCGAATTATCACGGCTTTCGCCGGTCACCCCGCATCAAACTTTCAGCGGCACCGAATTAGTCAACGGTTCAGCTTGTCCCCATTAATGCCTCCTCACCAATGAATTTGAAATGCAACCGTGTTCCGGTTATCTTCCGGTCACTGACTCCAATGGTCGCTACTGCGGCCTCAAACGCAAATGGCGGATACATGAAACTGAAGAAACTTCTGTTCGCATCCCTTCTGGTAGGTTTGACCGCGACAACGGCCCATCCCGCACCAAAGGACAGTTTTAACGAATGGCTGGAAGACTACGGCGCTTGGGACAAGGTCGAGGAAACACTCTCCGCGCGTGAGGGCGATACGCCCAAAGACCAACTCGACAGAGCCCGCGTGTACCTCAAGACCGGTTCCCCCTCGCAAGCCCTTCAAATTGTCGAAATGCTCCCCTCCTCCGAGGACAACTCCACTGAAGCCGAGAGGCTCTGGTATGGCGGAAAAGCGCATCGCGCGCTCGGACAAGCGGACAAGGCCGTTCTCTGGTTCAGTCGCTCCATGGACGTGGAGCCGGATAAGGGTGAGGCGAAAGACCGCTTCCGGGCCGAGCCGGGCCTCAAACCGCTGTGGCGGGACGTCTGGCGTAAGCTTTTCTGGACCGCCAGATCAAACTTTTCCCTTTCCCGCCAATCATCGCTGGATGTTCTGGGAATGCTTTTGGAACACGGCGATGCCATGGATTCCGACTCGTTCTGGAAAGATGCCCGCAGCGCGTGGCAAGTGGAAACAGGAAAAGCCGCCCTACCCGTCGACCGCGTTTCGGAAAAGGAGGATTACGTTCCGTTCGTAAGCGCTAATGCGACCCGAGCAGTAATAACCACGCTTGCCGACACGAGTCTTGCACGTTTTGACAACGCCCTTTCATCTATTAATGAATTGGACCGGCCAGCACTGAAAACCTTTTGGCAGGCTTTCGTAGAATACATTCAAAGCGGCACGGCCCCTCAGAATGTGGGGCCGCTTAAGGAAGGCGGTTTCCTCAAGGCACGGGCCTTCTGGAGCGGGAACGTGCCCTCCCAGCTGGGAGGAGAAAAATCCATCTGGATGGTGGGCGATCCGCGGTCCGCACCGTGGCTCAAGTTTCGCGACAAGATTCTCGATATGGACTATGCCCGCGCCCAGAAAGCTCTTGATCAGGAAAAGGGATCCCTGCTCATCTCGGAGCAGATGGCCGCGCTGATCGACAACCTTTCCCTCGCCCTTGCTCTGGCCAATGGCGACATGAAGCTGGCCGAAGCGCTCTGGAACTCCGTTGACAGACAAAAGCTTCCGGTCAGCCTCAAAGCGGCTGGGATGCTGGCCTTCCATACCCCCATAGCAAAAACCGTTTCCGACAACCCGCCCCGAGCCGCTGCGGAATATCCCGTCATCACGGGGCTTGTTGCGGCCGGATCCGAACGCTCTCCCGCCAATGGCGAAGCGCCCTTCTGGATTTCGCTTAGCCCGAATTCCCTTGAAGATGCAGCGGAGAGCGACTGGCCACTGGACAGATTGATCGTTCTGGCCGCCTGGCAGATGGAACTGAATAAGGAGCCACAGGAGTCGCTGGCCCGCCGTGCGGCCACCCTCTTCAACGGGACCGACTTCGGCAGAAGCGCCCTGCTCTACCTTGCGGACCGCGCCATTGACGCCAAGGACCTGCAGCTGGCCGCCTTCTACCTGAACCGGATGAATACCGAGTCGCTTTCCTCCGAATTCCGTGCCAAACGCCTTGATGCGCGCACCCGTCTTGAGCTGGAGGCTGGCAAGCAGGAACAGGCGTGGGAAACCTTCCGCAAACTGATCAAGACCGGTGAACCGATCCAACCCATCACGAGACTGCGCGTTTCCCTCATGCTCCAACAGCAGCGCAGATTCCAGGAAGCCGAAACCCAGCTGGCCGGACTGTGGGCTGAAAAGGACGCGTACCCCCGCGAGTTTCAGGCTGAAATCCTCTTTTGGCTGGGTGAAGGCCGTCAGGCCATGCGCGACAAGAGCAAGGCGCTCGACTATTACCTCAGACTTGCGTGGCAGTACCCGGAACAGAGCATCTGGTCGCTGACGGCCATGTACAGGGCTGCGATGATCTACGAAAGCCGTGGCAACTACGACACCGCCAGAAAGCTGCTCAAGACCGTGGCCAAGAACGCCGACCGCAAGGAACAGCGTGAGGCCGCAAAGGCAAGACTGAGCGCCATCGACAAGAAGGACGGGGGCAAAAGCTCCGACGACGCCCTGCAGTACCCCTTCTAGCTTCGCTGGACCAGACTCCGGGAACCCCGTCTTGATGCAGGACGGGGTTCCTTTTTACATGCGTCCGCGAACAAAAGGGATGACATTCGGCGCGGCAAATGGATAAAATGCTTTGAATTGAATAAACCCCAGAATGGAGAAGACATGCTTCCCGACGACCACAAGCTTAGCCCGCGTTACCTGCGCATGGAGGACTATGAACACGTCCGAGACATGCAGCTTCGCATATACCGGACCATGACCGAGCCATGGACCCGCGAACAGTTTGCGGCCATGCTGGATAAATTTCCCGAAGGCCAGATATGCATCGACGACAACGGAAAACCCGTAGCCGTCGCGCTGACCATGATTGTGGACATGGCCGTGGTGGGTCTCAATCACTCCTATGACGACGTAGCCGGTGACGGGATGATGCGCCGCCATTCACCGGATGGCGACTTCCTTTATGGAATCGAGATTTTCGTGGATCCCGAATATCGCGGTATGCGGCTTGGTCGCCGCCTGTACGATGCCCGCAAACAACTGTGCGAGCAACTGAACCTCAAGGGCATCATCATTGGCGGTCGCATTCCGGGTTACTCCAAACATCAGGCCGAAATGAGCCCCAAGGAATACATTGAGCGCGTGCAGCGCCAGGAACTCTACGACCCGGTCCTCTCTTTCCAGCTCGCAAATGGATTTCAGGTCAAGCGACTGCTCAAGCACTATTGGGATGAAGACGAGCCCTCCTGCGGCTACGCGGTTCTGTCGGAGTGGGTCAACATCGGCTACGAAAAGACCACCAAACTCATCGGCGGCACCAAATCCGTCGCCCGGGTCGGCGTAGTCCAATGGCAGATGAGGCGTTTCGAAAACTTTGAAGACTTCATGCAACAGGCCGAGTTCTTTGTGGACACCGTTGCCGACTACAAGTCGGACCTCGTGGTCTTTCCCGAACTGCTCAATGCCCCGCTGATTCACATGTTCTCAGACGAACACCCGGCACAGGCCATGCGCTCGCTGGCCGGTTTCACCGAACGCATGCGCCAGGAGATGCTGGATATGGCCATCTCTTATAACATCAACATCATCGCCGGAAGCGTTCCCGAAATATGCGAGGACGGCCTGCTCTACAATGTGAGCTATCTTTGCCGCCGCGACGGAACATGGGATTCACAGTACAAACTGCACATCACCCCCGACGAGGATTCCAGCTGGGCACTCAGCGGCGGAAGCTCCATCAAGGTCTTCGATACCGATGTCGGTCGAGTCGGCATCCTGATCTGCTACGATGTCGAGTTTCCCGAACTGGCCCGCATCCAGACCGAACGGGGCATGCGCCTGCTGCTGGTCCCCTTCTGGACGGACACCGACAACGGCTACATGCGAGTGCGGACCTGCGCGCAGGCACGCGCCATCGAGAACGAATGCTATGTCGCCATCTCTGGCAGCGTCGGCAACATTCCTAAAGTTGAGACCATGGGAATCCAGTATTCGCAGTCCGCGGTCTTCACGCCGTCGGACTTCTCGTTCCCCAGAAACGGCATCGCGGCCGAAGCCACACCGGGAAACGAGACCGTGCTGATCACCGATCTGGACATGGACCTGATCAAGAGTTTGAGAGCCAAGGGAAGCGTCCGGAACGCGGAAAGCAGACGGACGGATCTCTACCAGTTACGCTGGAAAGGAAACTAATAAGGAGCTGATATGACACCGGAAATCATTCTCGTCACAGTCATTCTGGCGGCCTCCGTGATTTTGCTGGTCACGGAGAGACTGCCGGTGGACGTAACGGGGCTGGGCATCATCGCGGTGCTGATGGTTTCCGGGCTGCTCACGCCCAAAGAAGCGGTTGCGGGGTTTGCCAATCCCGCGCCGCTTGCGGTCGGGGCGCTCTTCGTGGTCAGCAAGGGCCTCGTCAGAACAGGGT
Coding sequences within it:
- the xerD gene encoding site-specific tyrosine recombinase XerD, whose protein sequence is MSKKETDTILHSHPWMDRYLENLLVEKGLSENSLESYSGDMDALLAYLYERSIPLDAVDADLLFLYLTQLKSRGLKGKSVARHLSTLRGFFAFCTDEGFCRENPAALLDNPKLTRDLPEVLSRKEVEAMLILPDPNTKLGARDRAMLELMYAAGLRVSEVVDLRVLDFDPQTGVLRIFGKGAKERLVPVHDTAQEILSDYIDTVRPTYRPATDHMFLNRSGRGLTRQAVWKLVKRFAEKAGVERAVSPHTFRHSFATHLLDGGADLRTVQILLGHADISATEIYTHVQDGRLKDLHRSFHPRSEG
- a CDS encoding LL-diaminopimelate aminotransferase encodes the protein MPEFKLADRLATLPPYLFAAIDKAKAEVAAQGIDIISLGIGDPDLPTPEFIIDALHEGAKKPVNHQYPSYVGMLEYRTAVADWYRQRFNVELDPESEVVSLIGSKEGIAHFPLAYVNPGDLVLVATPNYPVYPAATGFAGGEVQFLPLLEENDFLVDLDAVDDDTWARAKMIFVCYPNNPTAATATKEFYERLVQKAKEFNVIVVSDLAYSEIYYDPSNKPLSILEVEGGKDVAIEFHSLSKTYNMTGWRVAMAVGNEQLIAGLGKIKENVDSGIFQAVQEAGIAALRHGEPHAEKFRAIYKERRDVVCKALSDIGIQHRVPEASFYVWAKVPEGNTSADFVTNVLKQTGVVLTPGNGFGTPGEGYFRISLTVNNDLLKEAVSRISKL
- the folK gene encoding 2-amino-4-hydroxy-6-hydroxymethyldihydropteridine diphosphokinase — its product is MGLGSNVGDTEDNLNDALSRLEAYGDDITLKKMSGLYETEPQEKKDQSWFTNQVIELAVDPEIWSPEGFLSCLQAIEGQLGRTRQEPNGPRVLDMDMIAWGDLEQETGYLDLPHPRAQQRAFVLVPLNEIAPDFVFPDGTGVAEALDKVEFRMEGNRIWQD
- a CDS encoding tetratricopeptide repeat protein, with the protein product MKLKKLLFASLLVGLTATTAHPAPKDSFNEWLEDYGAWDKVEETLSAREGDTPKDQLDRARVYLKTGSPSQALQIVEMLPSSEDNSTEAERLWYGGKAHRALGQADKAVLWFSRSMDVEPDKGEAKDRFRAEPGLKPLWRDVWRKLFWTARSNFSLSRQSSLDVLGMLLEHGDAMDSDSFWKDARSAWQVETGKAALPVDRVSEKEDYVPFVSANATRAVITTLADTSLARFDNALSSINELDRPALKTFWQAFVEYIQSGTAPQNVGPLKEGGFLKARAFWSGNVPSQLGGEKSIWMVGDPRSAPWLKFRDKILDMDYARAQKALDQEKGSLLISEQMAALIDNLSLALALANGDMKLAEALWNSVDRQKLPVSLKAAGMLAFHTPIAKTVSDNPPRAAAEYPVITGLVAAGSERSPANGEAPFWISLSPNSLEDAAESDWPLDRLIVLAAWQMELNKEPQESLARRAATLFNGTDFGRSALLYLADRAIDAKDLQLAAFYLNRMNTESLSSEFRAKRLDARTRLELEAGKQEQAWETFRKLIKTGEPIQPITRLRVSLMLQQQRRFQEAETQLAGLWAEKDAYPREFQAEILFWLGEGRQAMRDKSKALDYYLRLAWQYPEQSIWSLTAMYRAAMIYESRGNYDTARKLLKTVAKNADRKEQREAAKARLSAIDKKDGGKSSDDALQYPF
- a CDS encoding bifunctional GNAT family N-acetyltransferase/carbon-nitrogen hydrolase family protein, giving the protein MLPDDHKLSPRYLRMEDYEHVRDMQLRIYRTMTEPWTREQFAAMLDKFPEGQICIDDNGKPVAVALTMIVDMAVVGLNHSYDDVAGDGMMRRHSPDGDFLYGIEIFVDPEYRGMRLGRRLYDARKQLCEQLNLKGIIIGGRIPGYSKHQAEMSPKEYIERVQRQELYDPVLSFQLANGFQVKRLLKHYWDEDEPSCGYAVLSEWVNIGYEKTTKLIGGTKSVARVGVVQWQMRRFENFEDFMQQAEFFVDTVADYKSDLVVFPELLNAPLIHMFSDEHPAQAMRSLAGFTERMRQEMLDMAISYNINIIAGSVPEICEDGLLYNVSYLCRRDGTWDSQYKLHITPDEDSSWALSGGSSIKVFDTDVGRVGILICYDVEFPELARIQTERGMRLLLVPFWTDTDNGYMRVRTCAQARAIENECYVAISGSVGNIPKVETMGIQYSQSAVFTPSDFSFPRNGIAAEATPGNETVLITDLDMDLIKSLRAKGSVRNAESRRTDLYQLRWKGN